From one Lotus japonicus ecotype B-129 chromosome 3, LjGifu_v1.2 genomic stretch:
- the LOC130743427 gene encoding protein TOC75, chloroplastic, whose amino-acid sequence MSFAPTSHLGKVLSIHRDKPSSPSNKKLSRPSLFKTISTTVALSSAAASIVLHSTPLTPFLSTGGGGGGGTTGGGGGGGWFGGGGGDGNGGFWSRLLTPAAANADEPQSQEWDSHGLPANITVQLNKLSGFKKYMISEILFFDRNRRAKVSADDSFSEMVSLRPGGVYTKAQLQKELESLATCGMFEKVDLQGKTNADGTLSLTVAFSESTWESADRFRCINVGLMPQTKPVEMDPDMTDKERMEYYLSQERDYERRIDRARPCLLPGSVHQEIMQMLRRQGTVSARLLQRIRDRVQKWYHDEGYACAQVVNFGNLNTSEVVCEVVEGDITQLSIQYQDKLGNIVEGNTQVPVIQRELPRQLRPGYTFNIEAGKQALRNINSLALFSNIEVNPRPDENNEGGIIVEIKLKELEQKTAEVSTEWSIVPGRGGRPTLASLQPGGTVSFEHRNLQGLNRSVTGSITTSNFLNPQDDLAFKLEYAHPYLDGVYYPRNRTLRVSCFNSRKLSPVFTGGPGVDEVPPIWVDRAGLKANITENFTRQSKFTYGLVMEEITTRDESSHICASGQRVLPSGGISADGPPTTLSGTGIDRMAFLQTNITRDNTRFVNGTIVGDRNMFQVDQGLGIGSQFPFFNRHQLTLTRFLQLMSVEEGAGKPPPPVLVLHGRYGGCVGDLPSYDAFTLGGPYSVRGYNMGEIGAARNILELAAELRVPVKGTHVYAFAEHGNDLGSSKNVKGNPTEVYRRMGHGSSYGVGVKLGLVRAEYAVDHNSGTGALFFRFGERF is encoded by the exons ATGTCTTTCGCTCCCACCAGCCACCTCGGCAAGGTGCTATCCATCCACCGTGACAAACCCTCTTCCCCTTCCAACAAAAAACTCTCTCGCCCTTCACTCTTCAAAACCATCTCTACCACCGTCGCACTCTCCTCCGCCGCCGCCTCCATCGTCCTCCACTCCACCCCTCTCACCCCCTTCCTCTCCACGGGCGGAGGCGGAGGTGGAGGCACCACCggcggaggaggaggtggaggttgGTTCGGCGGCGGCGGAGGCGACGGAAATGGAGGCTTCTGGTCCAGACTCCTCACCCCGGCGGCGGCCAACGCCGACGAGCCACAGTCCCAGGAGTGGGACTCTCACGGCTTACCGGCCAACATCACGGTTCAGTTGAACAAGCTGAGCGGCTTCAAAAAGTACATGATCTCGGAGATCCTCTTCTTCGATCGGAACCGGAGGGCCAAGGTGAGCGCCGACGACTCGTTCAGCGAGATGGTGTCCCTCCGCCCCGGCGGCGTTTACACCAAGGCGCAGCTGCAGAAGGAGCTGGAGTCTCTCGCCACTTGCGGAATGTTCGAGAAGGTCGATTTGCAAGGGAAGACCAACGCCGATGGAACCCTATCGTTGACGGTTGCGTTCAGTGAGAGTACTTGGGAGTCAGCTGATAGGTTCAGGTGTATCAACGTGGGTTTGATGCCGCAGACGAAGCCGGTTGAGATGGACCCTGATATGACTGATAAGGAGAGAATGGAGTACTATTTGAGCCAGGAGAGGGACTATGAGAGGAGAATTGATAGGGCTAGGCCGTGCCTTTTGCCCGGTTCGGTGCACCAGGAGATTATGCAGATGCTGAGGAGACAAGGGACTGTGAGTGCTAGGTTGCTTCAGAGGATTAGGGATAGGGTTCAAAAGTGGTACCATGATGAAGGGTATGCTTGTGCCCAGGTTGTGAATTTTGGGAACCTTAACACTAGTGAGGTTGTGTGTGAGGTGGTTGAAGGGGATATCACCCAATTGAGCATTCAATATCAGGATAAGCTTGGTAATATTGTTGAGGGTAACACTCAAGTACCAGTGATACAGAGAGAGCTTCCCAGACAG CTGCGCCCAGGTTACACTTTTAATATTGAAGCAGGGAAGCAAGCTTTGAGAAACATAAACTCCCTTGCGTTGTTTTCAAATATTGAGGTGAATCCAAGGCCTGATGAGAATAATGAAGGAGGGATAATTGTTGAAATTAAGCTAAAAGAGTTGGAACAGAAGACGGCTGAAGTCAGTACTGAATGGAGTATTGTCCCTGGACGAGGAGGGCGCCCCACTTTG GCCTCGCTTCAGCCAGGTGGAACAGTTTCTTTTGAACACCGGAATCTGCAAGGACTGAATAGATCTGTCACTGGTTCTATAACAACCAGCAACTTCTTGAATCCTCAG GATGATCTTGCATTTAAGCTAGAGTATGCACATCCATATTTGGATGGTGTATATTATCCACGCAATCGTACTCTCCGTGTAAGCTGCTTCAATAGCCGAAAGTTGAGTCCAGTATTCACTGGGGGGCCAGGAGTGGATGAGGTGCCCCCAATATGGGTTGATCGTGCTGGTCTTAAAGCTAATATTACCGAG AATTTCACACGCCAGAGTAAATTCACCTATGGACTTGTAATGGAAGAGATTACAACGCGTGATGAAAGTAGTCATATCTGTGCAAGTGGTCAAAGAGTATTACCTAGCGGAGGAATAAGTGCAGATGGACCTCCTACCACTCTCAGTGGTACTGGCATTGATCGCATGGCATTTCTACAGACAAATATCACGCGTGATAACACACGTTTTGTGAATGGAACTATAGTTGGAGATAGAAATATGTTCCAG GTAGATCAAGGCCTTGGTATTGGCAGCCAGTTCCCATTCTTCAATCGTCACCAGCTTACTTTGACACGCTTCCTCCAGTTGATGTCTGTGGAGGAAGGGGCTGGTAAACCACCACCACCTGTGCTTGTCCTCCACGGCCGCTATGGTGGTTGTGTAGGTGACCTTCCAAGTTATGATGCTTTTACTCTTGGGGGGCCCTATTCCGTAAGGGGTTATAACATGGGTGAGATTGGAGCAGCCAGAAATATCCTCGAG CTTGCAGCTGAGTTACGGGTACCTGTTAAAGGTACCCACGTGTATGCATTTGCAGAACATGGCAATGATCTAGGGAGTTCAAAGAATGTTAAAGGGAATCCTACAGAAGTTTACAGGCGAATGGGTCATGGGTCGTCTTATGGTGTTGGTGTCAAGCTTGGTTTAGTCAGAGCAGAATACGCTGTGGATCATAACTCAGGAACTGGTGCATTGTTTTTCCGTTTTGGAGAGAGGTTTTGA